The following are from one region of the Myotis daubentonii chromosome 2, mMyoDau2.1, whole genome shotgun sequence genome:
- the GPR162 gene encoding probable G-protein coupled receptor 162 isoform X1, with amino-acid sequence MARAGAGAEEASLRSNALSWLACGLLALLANAWIILSISAKQQKHKPLELLLCFLAGTHILMAAVPLTTFAVVQLRRQASSDYDWNESICKVFVSTYYTLALATCFTVASLSYHRMWMVRWPVNYRLSNAKKQALHAVMGIWMVSFILSTLPSIGWHNNGERYYARGCQFIVSKIGLGFGVCFSLLLLGGIVMGLVCVAITFYQTLWARPRRARQARRAGVVGGAKGSGPGGLGTRPAFEVPAIVVEDAQGKRRSSLDGSESAKTSLQVTNLVSAIVFLYDSLTGVPILVVSFFSLKSDSAPPWMVLAVLWCSMAQTLLLPSFIWSCERYRADVRTVWEQCVAIMSEEDGEDDGGCDDYADGRVCKVRFDANGATGPGDPTQVKLLPGRHMLFPPLERVHYLQVPLSRRLSHDETNIFSTPRAPGSFLHKWSSSDDIRILPAHSQALGGPPAYLGHRQRLGDEEEEEEAEGGGLASLRQFLEGGILGSGGGHPQGPGFFREEITTFIDETPLPSPTASPPWPRPLGLSPRRLSLGSPDNRAIGLPLGLSAGRRCSLTGGEESARAWGGSWGPGNPIFPQLTL; translated from the exons ATGGctcgggccggggccggggcagaAGAAGCCTCCCTGCGCTCAAACGCGCTGTCCTGGCTGGCCTGTGGGCTCCTGGCTCTGCTGGCCAACGCCTGGATAATCCTCAGCATCTCTGCCAAGCAGCAGAAGCACAAGCCACTGGagttgctgctctgcttcctGGCGGGCACACACATACTCATGGCGGCCGTGCCCCTCACCACCTTCGCTGTGGTGCAGCTTCGGCGCCAGGCTTCCTCTGACTATGACTGGAATGAGAGCATCTGCAAGGTCTTTGTGTCCACCTACTACACACTGGCCCTGGCCACCTGCTTCACAGTTGCCTCACTCTCCTACCATCGCATGTGGATGGTGCGTTGGCCTGTCAACTACCGCCTCAGCAATGCCAAGAAGCAGGCGCTGCATGCTGTCATGGGCATCTGGATGGTCAGCTTCATCCTCTCCACACTGCCCTCCATTGGCTGGCACAACAACGGTGAGCGCTACTACGCCCGAGGCTGCCAGTTCATAGTCTCCAAGATTGGCCTCGGCTTTGGCGTCTGCTTCAGCCTCTTGCTACTTGGGGGCATTGTCATGGGGTTGGTCTGTGTGGCCATTACCTTCTACCAGACGCTGTGGGCCAGGCCCCGGAGGGCAAGGCAGGCCCGGAGAGCAGGGGTTGTTGGTGGGGCCAAGGGGAGTGGGCCAGGGGGCTTGGGTACACGGCCAGCCTTTGAGGTGCCAGCCATTGTGGTGGAAGATGCCCAAGGGAAGCGGCGGTCCTCGCTGGATGGCTCCGAATCGGCCAAGACATCCCTGCAGGTCACCAACTTGGTCAGCGCCATCGTCTTTCTCTATGACTCACTCACAGGGGTGCCCATCCTG GTGGTGAGCTTCTTCTCGCTGAAGTCGGACTCGGCTCCCCCGTGGATGGTGCTGGCCGTGCTGTGGTGCTCCATGGCACAGACGCTGCTGCTGCCCTCCTTCATCTGGTCCTGCGAGCGCTACCGCGCGGACGTGCGCACGGTGTGGGAGCAGTGCGTGGCTATCATGTCCGAGGAGGATGGCGAAGACG ATGGGGGCTGTGATGACTACGCAGATGGCCGAGTGTGCAAAGTTCGATTTGATGCTAATGGGGCCACAGGACCAGGGGACCCCACCCAGGTGAAGTTGCTGCCTGGGAGGCACATGCTCTTTCCCCCTCTTGAGAGGGTCCACTACTTACAG gtccctctgtcCCGCCGTCTGTCCCACGACGAGACCAATATCTTCTCTACTCCTCGGGCACCAGGGTCCTTCCTGCACAAGTGGTCATCCTCTGATGACATCCGGATCCTCCCAGCGCACAGCCAGGCTCTGGGAGGCCCTCCTGCGTACCTGGGACACAGACAAAGGCtaggggatgaggaggaggaggaggaggctgaagGTGGAGGGCTAGCCAGCCTTCGACAATTCCTGGAGGGTGGCATTCTGGGGTCAGGCGGGGGACACCCACAGGGGCCTGGCTTCTTCCGGGAGGAGATCACCACCTTCATTGACGAGACACCTCTGCCTTCTCCAACTGCCTCTCCGCCCTGGCCTAGGCCACTGGGCCTCTCACCCCGCAGACTCTCCCTTGGGTCCCCTGATAATAGAGCCATTGGACTTCCCTTGGGGCTGAGTGCAGGGAGACGCTGCTCCCTGACAGGAGGTGAGGAGAGCGCAAGAGCTTGGGGAGGCTCCTGGGGTCCAGGTAACCCCATCTTCCCCCAGCTGACCCTGTGA
- the GPR162 gene encoding probable G-protein coupled receptor 162 isoform X2 — translation MARAGAGAEEASLRSNALSWLACGLLALLANAWIILSISAKQQKHKPLELLLCFLAGTHILMAAVPLTTFAVVQLRRQASSDYDWNESICKVFVSTYYTLALATCFTVASLSYHRMWMVRWPVNYRLSNAKKQALHAVMGIWMVSFILSTLPSIGWHNNGERYYARGCQFIVSKIGLGFGVCFSLLLLGGIVMGLVCVAITFYQTLWARPRRARQARRAGVVGGAKGSGPGGLGTRPAFEVPAIVVEDAQGKRRSSLDGSESAKTSLQVTNLVSAIVFLYDSLTGVPILVVSFFSLKSDSAPPWMVLAVLWCSMAQTLLLPSFIWSCERYRADVRTVWEQCVAIMSEEDGEDDGGCDDYADGRVCKVRFDANGATGPGDPTQVPLSRRLSHDETNIFSTPRAPGSFLHKWSSSDDIRILPAHSQALGGPPAYLGHRQRLGDEEEEEEAEGGGLASLRQFLEGGILGSGGGHPQGPGFFREEITTFIDETPLPSPTASPPWPRPLGLSPRRLSLGSPDNRAIGLPLGLSAGRRCSLTGGEESARAWGGSWGPGNPIFPQLTL, via the exons ATGGctcgggccggggccggggcagaAGAAGCCTCCCTGCGCTCAAACGCGCTGTCCTGGCTGGCCTGTGGGCTCCTGGCTCTGCTGGCCAACGCCTGGATAATCCTCAGCATCTCTGCCAAGCAGCAGAAGCACAAGCCACTGGagttgctgctctgcttcctGGCGGGCACACACATACTCATGGCGGCCGTGCCCCTCACCACCTTCGCTGTGGTGCAGCTTCGGCGCCAGGCTTCCTCTGACTATGACTGGAATGAGAGCATCTGCAAGGTCTTTGTGTCCACCTACTACACACTGGCCCTGGCCACCTGCTTCACAGTTGCCTCACTCTCCTACCATCGCATGTGGATGGTGCGTTGGCCTGTCAACTACCGCCTCAGCAATGCCAAGAAGCAGGCGCTGCATGCTGTCATGGGCATCTGGATGGTCAGCTTCATCCTCTCCACACTGCCCTCCATTGGCTGGCACAACAACGGTGAGCGCTACTACGCCCGAGGCTGCCAGTTCATAGTCTCCAAGATTGGCCTCGGCTTTGGCGTCTGCTTCAGCCTCTTGCTACTTGGGGGCATTGTCATGGGGTTGGTCTGTGTGGCCATTACCTTCTACCAGACGCTGTGGGCCAGGCCCCGGAGGGCAAGGCAGGCCCGGAGAGCAGGGGTTGTTGGTGGGGCCAAGGGGAGTGGGCCAGGGGGCTTGGGTACACGGCCAGCCTTTGAGGTGCCAGCCATTGTGGTGGAAGATGCCCAAGGGAAGCGGCGGTCCTCGCTGGATGGCTCCGAATCGGCCAAGACATCCCTGCAGGTCACCAACTTGGTCAGCGCCATCGTCTTTCTCTATGACTCACTCACAGGGGTGCCCATCCTG GTGGTGAGCTTCTTCTCGCTGAAGTCGGACTCGGCTCCCCCGTGGATGGTGCTGGCCGTGCTGTGGTGCTCCATGGCACAGACGCTGCTGCTGCCCTCCTTCATCTGGTCCTGCGAGCGCTACCGCGCGGACGTGCGCACGGTGTGGGAGCAGTGCGTGGCTATCATGTCCGAGGAGGATGGCGAAGACG ATGGGGGCTGTGATGACTACGCAGATGGCCGAGTGTGCAAAGTTCGATTTGATGCTAATGGGGCCACAGGACCAGGGGACCCCACCCAG gtccctctgtcCCGCCGTCTGTCCCACGACGAGACCAATATCTTCTCTACTCCTCGGGCACCAGGGTCCTTCCTGCACAAGTGGTCATCCTCTGATGACATCCGGATCCTCCCAGCGCACAGCCAGGCTCTGGGAGGCCCTCCTGCGTACCTGGGACACAGACAAAGGCtaggggatgaggaggaggaggaggaggctgaagGTGGAGGGCTAGCCAGCCTTCGACAATTCCTGGAGGGTGGCATTCTGGGGTCAGGCGGGGGACACCCACAGGGGCCTGGCTTCTTCCGGGAGGAGATCACCACCTTCATTGACGAGACACCTCTGCCTTCTCCAACTGCCTCTCCGCCCTGGCCTAGGCCACTGGGCCTCTCACCCCGCAGACTCTCCCTTGGGTCCCCTGATAATAGAGCCATTGGACTTCCCTTGGGGCTGAGTGCAGGGAGACGCTGCTCCCTGACAGGAGGTGAGGAGAGCGCAAGAGCTTGGGGAGGCTCCTGGGGTCCAGGTAACCCCATCTTCCCCCAGCTGACCCTGTGA